Within Leeia speluncae, the genomic segment CCTGACCAACAATAGCGAGCGTGGTAAAGATGGCAAACCTACCGCAGATGCCGCCAACCCACGCAACAATAACCTGTTTGGCCAGATTATTCGTTGGAAAGAAGTCGGAGGACAAACTGCGACCAAGTTCACTTGGAATTTGTTTGTTCAAGCAGGTAATCCAGCTTCTTCTAAGCCAGAGCATAAAGGCAATATCAAAGGCGACGTGTTTGGTAGCCCTGATGGCTTGTGGGTGGATCCTCGCGGCCTGTTATGGATTCAGACAGACGTGTCTACAAGCACCCTAGATGCAAAAGAATATGCGGGTATGGGTAACAATCAGATGCTAGTTGCTGATATCAATACAGGCATGATTAAACGCTTCTTAACTGGTCCAAATGGATGTGAGATTACTGGCATTACCATGACGCCAGACATGAAAACCTTGTTTATTAACATCCAACACCCTGGTGAACCAGCAAGTGAAAGATCTGATCCAGCAAATCCATTGGCTGTAAGCGCTTGGCCTAACGGCAAAGGACGCCCACGCTCTGCGACAGTTGCAATTCGTCGACTAGACAATGGTATTGTTGGTAGTTAATTAGATTTGCGTTATCTCGCATGAAGGAAGGATTGAGTTGACTCAACTCAATCCTTTTTTCTTATTAATAAGGAATAATCGCTCCCTAATTAAAGGGAAGTGTTGCAATCGTTGGCTGCAGTAAATGCGCTCAAGGCGACTGACCATAAGGTTTAATACTCGCCAAAAAGTAGCAATTACTTATGTTTCCCTACCTAAGTTGGCATGTTTATCAAATAAATATTGCCATGAGATGTGATTTGACCTTGCAACTCCTGTAATTTATGCACAGAATGTAAACATGAGTGCTGTAAAAGAGTGTGAAGTAACTTCGAAGTAGAATTAAAAAGTAGCACTCGCCAAAGAATTGCAAAATACGCTGTTCGCCAGATAATGCTGATGGAGTTTAAACGTGTCCGAACTACTCAAAAAAATTGATGCACGTACAAAACTTGCAGGAACCAACAAGTTGGAGATTCTGCTTTTTACACTTGGTACAGACCAAAGAACTGGTCGTAGAGAAAATTTTGGTATCAACGTGTTTAAGGTCAGAGAGGTCATGCGGACGCCTGAGATTACGCATGCGCCTGAAATGCCGGCTTGTGTTGAGGGCATGGTAAGTCTGCGTGGTGCGCTTGTGCCTGTCGTCGACCTAGCCAAATATACCGGCATCCATACAGATGCGAAGCCAGAAATTATGATCGTGACTGAATATAACGGTCATACCCAAGGTTTCTTGGTAGAAGCAGTGGATACTATCTTAAGGCTTGACTGGTCACAGATGCGAGTCCCTCCTGATATGCTAACTGCTCAGATGGGCGGTATTATCACTGCAGTTACCGAACTAGATACTGGCAAATTAGTGATGATGATGGACGTAGAAAAAGTCCTATCAGAAACCAGTAACTATGATGACCAAATGAGTTATCAAAACATTAAACCGTTGCCTAAACCCAAAACGGTTTACTTTGCGGATGACTCTGCCGTTGCCCGTAAGCAAATCTCAACCACTTTAGAAATGATGGGGGTGAAGTACTTCTCCGCCATCAATGGTAAAAAAGCTTGGGATGAGCTAGAAAAAATGGCCGCCTTAGCCGAGGCAAATGGCGAAGAAATGAAGAATATTGTTAACCTCATTTTAACAGACGTTGAAATGCCAGAGATGGATGGTTACATGCTCACCAAGAACGTTAAATCAGACCCAAGATTTCGCGGAATTCCTGTCCTAATGCATTCATCCCTGTCTGGTATGCAAAACCAGAAGTTGGGCCATTCGGTTGGTGTAGATGAATATGTCGCAAAGTTTGAACCTCAGCGCCTTGCCGAAACGTTAACTCGTTTATTGGGTACTGAGTGATCAACTAATTCGCAATATTGGATTGATTCAAAATAACACTATTCTTAGAATTCCCAATGGGTGGATGAGATGAGTAATAAGGCACAAGAAAACCTGCTAGACAGCATTGATGCTAGAACAAAACTGGCTGGATCCAACAAAATGGAGATTTTGTTGTTCTCGCTAGGTACTGGCGAAATCTTCGGGATTAACGTCTTCAAAGTAAGAGAAGTTTCGCAAACCCCTCATATTACCAAGACACCAAATATGCCATCTGGTGTGGAAGGTGTTATCTCTCTACGCGGCAATATTATCCCAATTATTTCTCTATCTAAGTTTGTCAGCCCAGGCCAGAACCAAAGCAGTGAACAAACGATGATCGTGACAGAATTCAGCCGACATACCCAGGCATTTTTGGTCGATGAAGTGGATCGAATCATTCGCGTGGATTGGGATAAGGTTAGGGCGCCAGAAGGCATGCTAGCAGGTAGCCAAGGGCTTATCACTGCGGTAACGGAGCTGCCTGATGGTAAGTTGGTTTCAATTTTGGATGTTGAGCAAATTCTTTCATCTGTTATTGGTGAAAAGATTGTCCCTGATGTACAGTCAACACAGTTGAGAGAAGATATTTATATGTTCTTCTGTGATGATTCTGTTGTTGCTCGTAAAGAGATTACCAGTGTGCTTGATAAGCTAGGCGTGAAATACCATCAAGCCAACAATGGTAAAGAAGCTTGGACAAAGCTACAGAATTTAGCTGGACGTATACAGGGCGATGGCGAATCGCTAAATGAACATCTCAAACTAATTTTAGTTGATGCAGAAATGCCTGAAATGGATGGTTATGTGCTTACAAAACACATTAAAGCCGATCAGCGTTTCAAAGGTATTCCTGTCGTAATGCATTCATCCCTGTCTTCTAATGCAAACAGAGCAATGGGTAACAGTGTCGGTGTTGATGCGTATGTGGCAAAATTCGATCCGGTTGTATTGGCGGAAACTATTCGACCACTACTGTTGAGTTAAAATATCTGTTGTAAAAGAAGATCACGACAGATTAAGTGAGGGCAAGCATGGCTGATAAGAACATGAAGTTTCTGGTGGTTGATGATTTTTCTACCATGAGACGTATTGTGCGTAACCTTCTGAAAGAACTAGGCTTTTCAAACGTTGACGAAGCTGAAGATGGTCAAATCGCACTTCATAAACTACAAAATGGTCAATTTGATTTTGTAGTGTCTGATTGGAATATGCCAAATATGACTGGCATTGAGCTTTTAAAGGCGGTCCGTGCAGACCCAGGCTTAAAAGCACTTCCTTTCCTCATGATTACTGCTGAAGCAAAAAAAGAAAATATTATTGAGGCGGCAACGGCAGGTGCAAGCGGTTACATTGTGAAGCCATTCACTGCTGCTACTCTGGATGAAAAACTGAATAAAATTTTCCAGAACGTCGGAAAATAAGGAGAGTCTTGTGAGCGATAGAAATTTTGAGAGCGGTGATTCAGCAGATTTAGAAGCACTGTTTGATAGCATCGTTGCAACTAATGCAGCTCACGAAGCCGCGCCCGCAGACGCTGCAAAAGAAGAAACTTCAGGTGCTGGCGTAACGAGTGACATGGTTGAACCTGCAAAATCAATGTTTGCTCAAATTGGGCATATCACGCGTAAATTGCATGATACTTTGCGTGAGCTTGGCTACGATAAATCATTGGAAAAAGTGGTCGCAGAAGCGATTCCAGATGCAAAAGATCGTTTGGCTTATGTTGCTAAGTTGACCGAGCAAGCTGCTGATAAAGTGCTATCTGCTGTTGATGTGGCTAAACCCCTTCAAGAAAAGCTTTCTGAAGACTCAGATGTATTAAACCAGCGTTGGGATAAGTTGTTTGCAAACCAACTCAGTGTAGAAGAGTTTAAAGTACTTGTTGCAGATACAAGAACCTTTTTACACAGAAGCAAAACAGAAACCAAACAAACGGATGCCTTGTTGCTTGATATTATGATGGCGCAAGATTTCCAAGATTTAACTGGTCAAGTGATTAAGAAAATTGTTGAGATGGCAAAAGAAATGGAAGCCCAGCTCTATAATTTCCTTGTTGAATACACGCCAGGTGCAGAGCGCAAACCAGAAGAACATACTCAGCTAGAAAATGGCCCAGTGATCCATGCGGAAGGCCGAAGCGATATTGTCACAGATCAACAACAAGTTGATGATTTGTTGGCTAGCTTAGGTTTCTAGAGCTATAACAATAGTAGGCGATAATAAATAACCAAGGCAGCGAGGGTAGCGAGATGAGTGATTTTGGCGGAATGGAAGAGTTGCTTCAGGATTTCCTGACAGAATCGTCTGATATGTTGTCTGATGTAGATAACAAACTAGTAGAACTTGAAAAAAGACCCGAAGATAAAACCCTGCTTAACGACATTTTTCGTGGTTTTCACACGATTAAAGGTGGCGCAGGATTTTTAAATGTCGAAGCATTAGTTACCTTATGTCATCGTACGGAAAATCTTTTTGATAAGCTGCGTAATGGAGAAATGAAGCTATCTGCTGAAATTCTTGATTACATCCTCGCATCTACTGGTGTCGTTCGAGAAATGTTTGGTGATCTATCTCAAAAACGTCAGCCAAATGGTGCACCCCAAGCGTTACTGGATGCGCTAGACGCAGTGCTTGATGGAAAAATGCCTTCACAGATGACTGCCGCCGCAGCAGCGCCTACTCCTGAACCAGAAAAAGTCGTTGTCGCCCAAACGGTTGCTTCATCATCGGCTCCGATTACAGCTAATGGTGGTGAGCCTGATTGGGATGCCTTGTATCATGGTCTACTAGGGACAACGCCTGTTGCAACTTCCGCTCCTACGCCAGTGGAGACACCTGCTATGTCACAGACTTCTGCTCCAGTGCTTGAACAAGCTGTTGTTCGTACCCCAGAAAATACCCCACCAGCACAGCGTGCGCTAGCACCTACCTTGCCAAGTGGGGGGCAGCAATCTACTCAGCAACTAACAACGCAAGAAACGACGATTCGTATTGATACGAATCGTCTAGATCAGGTGTTGAACTTGTCCGGTGAAATTGGGCTGACCAAAAACCGCCTAACCACATTACGTACTGATATCTTGCAAGGTAAGAATGATCAGTTAACGCTTCGCTCACTCGATGAGGCAATTGGTCAATTGGACTTGCTTGTTTCTGATCTGCAAAATGCAGTGATGAAAACGCGGATGCAACCAATTGGACGACTGTTCCAAAAGTATCCACGATTGGCGCGTGACCTAGCGCGTCAATTAGGTAAGGATGTCGAGTTAGTTATTACCGGAGAAGAAACCGAACTCGACAAGACAATGATCGAAGATTTGAACGATCCACTTGTTCACTTGGTTCGTAATGCCGTGGATCACGGTATTGAGACCAAGGAAGATCGTTTGATTCTTGGCAAGTCTGAGAAGAGTTTAGTTCAGTTAAGCGCCACGCAAGTTGGTGATCATATCCTGATTGAAATCACCGATGATGGCAAAGGTATGAAACCTGAAATGATTCGCCAAAAGGCAATCGAAAAAGGTTTGCTGCGTGCGGAAGATGCCAATAATTTAGATGATAAGCAGAGTCTGCAACTAATCTTCTTGCCAGGGTTTTCAACAAAAGACCAAATTTCGAGCGTTTCTGGACGTGGTGTAGGCATGGATGTAGTGAAAACTAACATCCAAAAAATGAACGGTAGAATTGATATTAACTCTGTACCTGGTGAAGGTACTAGATTCACGATTAGCTTACCGTTGACCTTGGCGATTCTGCCAGTGTTGGTCGTCCGTGTATGTGATCAGCCATTTGCAGTGCCTCTAGCAATGGTCCGTGAAATTATCCCACTTGCGAAAAATGATATTCAGCAAGTTTCTGGTAAAGCGACAATGGTTGTGCGTGATGAAATTCTTTCAGTACGCTCACTCGCGGCACTAATTGGTTGGCATGATAATAAGCCACCTTCATTTGGTGTGCTAATGCAGTCTGCGGAAACTTCTTTCGTACTAGCGATTGATTCGTTTGTTGGTCGTGATGATGTAGTGATCAAACCACTACAAAACATTAAACCTAAAGGGATTGCTGGTGCGACATTGTCTGGTGATGGATCTGTTGTTCTAGTATTGGATATGGAAGACCTCTTAACTGCACTTGGAACGGATCAAGCCGCACCTTTATTTGATTTTGCCTCTTGATTTGATCTTATAAAGGGTGATCAAATGTCTATGTGGCATTTGTTTGCCCTTATCTCTTCTTGAATTAATTAATTGACGCTATATGACTCAGCAAAATACGAATGCTTTCATCGGTAGACAGCCAATATTAGACAGACATCAAAAGCTAATTGGCTATGAGCTTTTATTTCGTTTAAATGCTGCCGCTTCTTCTGCCGAGTTTTCTAGTGATTTGCAAGCTGGTACCAATATTCTGGTAAACACTTTATCTAATATGGGTGCTGAGTGGCTTGTTGGCGATAAGTTGGCATTTATCAACGTCGCCCAGGCAATGCTGCAAAGTAACTTTCTTGAGTTGTTACAGCCGCAAAAAGCTGTTCTTGAAGTATTAGAAACGGTAAATGCAACACCTGCTATTTTGCAGCGTGTAAAAGAACTTCGCTCTCAAGGCTTTTCGATTGCTTTGGATGATTTCGTTTTGTCGCCACAAACGGCGCCATTCCTAGAAGTTGCTAACTATGTAAAATTGGATGTGCAGTTATTAGGTATGGCACAGGCTATTGAGTTAGCAAAGAGTATTAGACGTTATCCGGTTCAGATTATTGCTGAAAAAGTGGAAACAAAAGAAGAGTTCCGCCAGTTGCATGAGGCCGGATTTGATGGTTTCCAAGGTTACTATTTTGCCCACCCAGAAACATTGGCTGCAAAAGTAATTAATCCTGCGTATGCAAACATCTTGTCTCTTCTTAATATGCTTAGAAATAATGCAGAGATTAAAGATATTGAAAATGCATTAAAACGTGATGTTGCGTTATCTTTTAAATTGTTGCGCTACATTAACTCCGCAGGTTTTGGATTGTCTTGTGAGATTCAGTCGTTCAAACACGCGGTGACTATTCTAGGTTATCAAAAACTATATCGTTGGTTGACCTTATTATTAGTGACAGCTGCTGCAGAAACTCCAGGGGCTTCTGCACTAATGAAGTTGGCAATTACTCGCGGACGTTTTGTTGAGTTAATTGGTCAAAATTTCTTAGAAGGTCATGATCGCGACAATCTATTTATCGTTGGTGTGTTCTCGCTGCTTGACGTAATGCTTGAAATGCCAATGGATAAAGTGCTGGATAATCTATTGTTACCAGAGCCTGTACGCGATGCATTACTAACACGTGATGGTCTATATGGCCCATTCTTGAACTTGGCGATTGCTTGTGAGAATCCTGAGTTACAAGAGGTTGAATCGCTTGCTTCACAATTGCAAATTGATCCAGAAATGCTAAATAAAGCGCAAATTAGTGCGTTGACTTGGGCTGAACAGTTAGGTGCTTAACTAGCCTTGTTTTTTAGGTTGCCTACCAGCCCCTTTCATAGGGGCTGTTTTATTTAATCAGTTGTTTAAACTGATATTAAGTGTAGATATTCTTATGTTTCTAAATACCCGCCTTGCTACGACCGGACATTTCATTTCATTAGAAGGAGTGGATGGTGCTGGTAAAACCACGCATCTTAAATGGTTAGTTGATCATTTAAATGCGTTGCGCGTACCTCTCGTTGTTTCGCGTGAACCTGGTGGCACGCCACTTGGAGAAAGCTTACGCGAATTAGTTTTACACCAAGAGATGAGTATTGAAACAGAGGTATTGTTAATGTTTGCTGCTAGGCAACAACATTTGCAATCAACGATCTTTCCCGCGTTACAAGAAGGGAAATGGGTTGTCTGTGATCGATTTACGGATGCGTCTTACGCTTATCAAGGTGGCGGTCGTGGGCTTTCTATCGAAAAGATTAGTATGTTAGAACATTGGGTTCATGCTGATTTTCAACCAGATTTAACGTTGTTATTTGATGTTCCACCTGAAGTTAGTTTTGAGCGTGTTAGACAGGCGAGAAATCCCGATCGCTTTGAAGAACTAGATATTACTTTTTTTGAGCGGGTGAGAGAGGCGTACTTACTTCGTGCAGCGCGAGATCCTTTAAGATTTCATTTGATTGATGCTAATCGCCCCATTTCAGTTATTCAAACAGATCTTCAAACCATAATCAGTAACTACCTAGAAGGTAAACGACATGGATGAAACTGATGGTGTTGCTGTTGTAAAACCTCGAATATTTGAATGGCACAAAACGGTTTGGGATAGCTTAATTCATCGCCAAGATCGTTTGCCGCATGCGATTTTATTTCATGGCCCTACCGGTTCGGGGAAAAAGGAATTTGCTGAAGCCTTTGCTATGCATTTGTTGTGTGAGGCACCTTCATCAAATGGCGAGGCATGTGGTGTATGTAATGGATGCAACTGGTTCTTACAAGGGCATCATCCTGATTTTAGGAAAATATTGCCTCCTGCTGAAATGGCAACTGACGAGGATGCTGATGTAAGTAAACGTTCTGGATTATGGATCTCTATTGAAGCGATTCGTGAATTAGAGAGCTTTGTTCAACTCACATCTCATCGTAGTGGCAGAAAAGTGGTTTTTCTTCCAATGGCAGATCGTTTGAACGTGGCCGCCGCAAATGCTTTGTTAAAGACCTTAGAGGAGCCACCTAATAATGTCGTATTTGTGTTGGTGTGCGAACAGTTAAGCAGATTACTGCCTACTATTCGTAGCCGTTGCCAAAAGGTAGCTTTACCCCCTCCTGATCGTGAAGATGCTCTGGCTTGGCTATCTGTAGAAAAAACACTTGATGCATCGGTACTAGATTTGGCTGGTGGAATGCCTTTACAAGCAATCAAATACCGTCAAATGCCCGAGTATGATCATTTAAATGGCGTGTTAGATTGGTTGGTCAATCCGTTAATGCAAGGTAAAGACCCTGTAAGAATGGCGGCGGAATGGTCGAAAATAAACTTATCAATTCTGCATGATTGGTTGTCTAAATGGTTGTATGACCTTATCATGGGATGTTCTGGTAATATACCTAGATATTTCTCAAGCAGACATCAAGATATTTTTGATCTTACTGCAAAATTATCATTGTCAGGATTGATTACTCTGTCATCCTCCGTTGCTGAAGATAAGAGAATTCTTAATCATCCGTTGAATACTAAGTTAGTGTTAGAAAATTGGTTGCTTGGTTATTATGCGTTAATCGCAAAGTCGCAACGAAGTGTTTCTTAAATTCGATATGTTCAATTTAAGTAGAAAGCGTTGAAATGAATGAGCAAGTAAAATCTGCCGCCGCACGCCCTGGCGTGATGTCGTTGACGATCAAAGAAAAAGCGAGCCTATACGCGGCATATATGCCATTTATCCAAGGTGGTGGTTTGTTTGTGCCAACTGGCAAACCTTATAATTTGGGGGACGAGGTATTTTTGTTATTGGCCTTGTTAGATGAACCAACAAAATATACTGTTACCGGTAAAGTGGTTTGGATTACGCCGCCTGGCGCACAGGGTAGCCGTTCTCAAGGTATTGGTGTTCAGTTTAGTAGCAATGAATTTGGTGTTGCTGCTAAAAATAAAATTGAAGGTATTTTGGGTGGGCACTTACAGTCCAACCGTTCGACTCACACAATGTAATTTTTTCTATGTTTATCGATTCGCACTGTCATTTAAATTTTCCTGATCTTATTTCTGAGTTGCCAAAACATTTGGCGGCAATGGATGCCAACCACGTAAAAATGGCATTAGTTGTTGCTGTGGATCGTGCTGGTTTATCTTCTGTCCTATCTTTGCCTAAGCAAGATGCCCGTTTTGTGGCATCTGTTGGTATGCATCCAGATCATGAAAATGAAGCGGAGTATTCTGTAGAAGAGTTATGTTCGTTAGCAGCAGACGAAGCGGTGGTTGCTATTGGTGAAACGGGGTTGGATTATTACCGCTTAACGGGTGATTTGGCCTGGCAAAGAGCGCGCTTTGCAACGCATATTCAAGCGGCAAGGCAAATCAAAAAACCGCTGATTATTCACACCAGAGCCTCTGCTGAAGACACTATCAACATGATGCGTTCTGAAGGGGCGAATGCAATTGGCGGTGTGATGCACTGCTTTACCGAATCTGTAGAGGTTGCGAGACAAGCGTTGGATCTTGGTTTTTATATTTCCTTATCTGGAATCGTAACATTTAAGAATGCAGTAGAAGTAAAAGAAGTTGCTAAGTTTGTTCCATTAGATCGATTGCTTATTGAAACGGACTCTCCTTATTTGGCGCCAGTACCATTCAGAGGGAAACTAAACCATCCGGCTTTAGTTGTTCATGTGGCAGAAGAAATTGCTACCCTAAAATCGATTTCTTTAACTCAGGTTGCCACTGAAACGACGAATAACTTCTTGAGGTTATTTAATGTGCCTAATGAACGCAAAGTTGTGTTGCAATGAAAGTGACCGTTTTGGGGGCGGGATCTTCTGCGGGTACCCCTGTAATTGGTTGCGAATGTTCCGTTTGCCAAACGCGGTTACCTAAAAATGTTCGCACACGCGCAAGTTGTCATATCCTTGATGAAGCGACGAGTATTGTTATTGATACAGGCCCAGATTTTCGATCCCAAGCATTACGAGAAAACTTGAAGCATTTAGATGCGGTGTTGTACACCCATCCTCATGCGGATCACCTAAACGGAATTGATGACCTGAGAGCGTTTTGTTTTCGGCAAAAAGCAGCGATTCCTTTGTATGGGAATGCTTTTACCATTGAAAATATTCAGACAAGGTTTGATTACACACTTTTCCCGCCAACAGAGCATTGGGAAAGACCTGTTTTGACAGCAAATTCAGTTGATGTCCCTTTTGATGTGAATCAGACGATAGTTGTGCCTATTCCTTTATTGCATGGAAAGTGGCCGATTTTGGGGTACCGAATCAAAAATGTTGCATGGTTAACGGATGTATCTACGATCCCAGAGACTTCATTTGAGCTTTTATCTGGTTTGGATGTGCTGTTCTTGGATTGTCTTCGATTTAAGCCACACTATACACATCTAAGCTTAGATGAGGCGGTTTCTCTTTCCCAAAAAATAGGGGCCAAACAAACGTATCTTATTCATATGACTCATGAAATTGATGCCGTTGCGCATGCCAATTTACTACCTGAAGCTGTCGCTTTTGCATTTGATGGCATGCAAGTAACTGTATAATCTTTGTCCTCTTTTACATGGTTTTTCTACTTCTGTTATGATTACCATGTGACTAATAAGTCATCTAATTGATCTGGGTAAACATGGCAAGCCAATCGCCAGATTTCATTAGTTTGAACAATCTGTTCTTCTGCATGAGCTTCTTTGGAAATAAGCTGATGTCTTAGCATGACATTTTTTTCTTTGTTACTTAAGATGACTGAAAAAGAGGCTTGCCGATTTTGAAAGTGCAGATGAACAGCGCAAGCACCACAGGTCCCATGACCACACCGCCAGTAAAGTGGAAGTCCTTGTTCCCTGACTATTTCAGTTAAAGATTGAGGAGTGGATGTCATATCGACCGTAAGCACTTCTGGGGTGCTCATTTTTCCGCCAAAGAACGTGATTTTAGCCATGTCTGTGTATACTGAGTCAAGGATGTAAGAATAGTTTGCAATTACAATTCGCAATGCAAGTTAGAATGCACCCTCTAAAGCCTACGACCTATAAGAAGCGATAGCAACTATCGAATACTTAAATTTTCGAAAGATTGCACCAAATTGAAAGTGGAGAGTTATGTCCGAATGGAATATTGGGGAACACCAATTACATTTTGATCCCTTGCTAGATTGTTTGGTATCGATTGGCAAGTTGCATGGTGCAACGCTCACAAAAGAGGCTTTTTCTGCTGGCTTACCCTTAGTTGATAATCGTCTAACACCAAGATTGGTATCTAGGGCTGCTGCGCGAGCTAATTTAACTGCGCGTGTTGTTAGACGGTCTCTAAATGAAATCAAACCACATCTGTTGCCTGCCATTTTATTATTAGATGGCCGTGAAGCATGCGTACTGTTAGATATCTCAGATGATGGTATTGCCAAAGTGCAGTGGCCTGAATCGCCAGAAAGCGCGGATGAGCTTCCTATCCAGCAAATAAAAGATCGCTACAGCGGACAGGTGATTTTTGTTCGCCCTAAATTCAAGTTCGATAATAGGGCCCCTC encodes:
- a CDS encoding chemotaxis protein CheA, with protein sequence MSDFGGMEELLQDFLTESSDMLSDVDNKLVELEKRPEDKTLLNDIFRGFHTIKGGAGFLNVEALVTLCHRTENLFDKLRNGEMKLSAEILDYILASTGVVREMFGDLSQKRQPNGAPQALLDALDAVLDGKMPSQMTAAAAAPTPEPEKVVVAQTVASSSAPITANGGEPDWDALYHGLLGTTPVATSAPTPVETPAMSQTSAPVLEQAVVRTPENTPPAQRALAPTLPSGGQQSTQQLTTQETTIRIDTNRLDQVLNLSGEIGLTKNRLTTLRTDILQGKNDQLTLRSLDEAIGQLDLLVSDLQNAVMKTRMQPIGRLFQKYPRLARDLARQLGKDVELVITGEETELDKTMIEDLNDPLVHLVRNAVDHGIETKEDRLILGKSEKSLVQLSATQVGDHILIEITDDGKGMKPEMIRQKAIEKGLLRAEDANNLDDKQSLQLIFLPGFSTKDQISSVSGRGVGMDVVKTNIQKMNGRIDINSVPGEGTRFTISLPLTLAILPVLVVRVCDQPFAVPLAMVREIIPLAKNDIQQVSGKATMVVRDEILSVRSLAALIGWHDNKPPSFGVLMQSAETSFVLAIDSFVGRDDVVIKPLQNIKPKGIAGATLSGDGSVVLVLDMEDLLTALGTDQAAPLFDFAS
- a CDS encoding PilZ domain-containing protein; translated protein: MNEQVKSAAARPGVMSLTIKEKASLYAAYMPFIQGGGLFVPTGKPYNLGDEVFLLLALLDEPTKYTVTGKVVWITPPGAQGSRSQGIGVQFSSNEFGVAAKNKIEGILGGHLQSNRSTHTM
- a CDS encoding chemotaxis protein, with the protein product MSELLKKIDARTKLAGTNKLEILLFTLGTDQRTGRRENFGINVFKVREVMRTPEITHAPEMPACVEGMVSLRGALVPVVDLAKYTGIHTDAKPEIMIVTEYNGHTQGFLVEAVDTILRLDWSQMRVPPDMLTAQMGGIITAVTELDTGKLVMMMDVEKVLSETSNYDDQMSYQNIKPLPKPKTVYFADDSAVARKQISTTLEMMGVKYFSAINGKKAWDELEKMAALAEANGEEMKNIVNLILTDVEMPEMDGYMLTKNVKSDPRFRGIPVLMHSSLSGMQNQKLGHSVGVDEYVAKFEPQRLAETLTRLLGTE
- the cheY gene encoding chemotaxis response regulator CheY; protein product: MADKNMKFLVVDDFSTMRRIVRNLLKELGFSNVDEAEDGQIALHKLQNGQFDFVVSDWNMPNMTGIELLKAVRADPGLKALPFLMITAEAKKENIIEAATAGASGYIVKPFTAATLDEKLNKIFQNVGK
- a CDS encoding chemotaxis protein yields the protein MSNKAQENLLDSIDARTKLAGSNKMEILLFSLGTGEIFGINVFKVREVSQTPHITKTPNMPSGVEGVISLRGNIIPIISLSKFVSPGQNQSSEQTMIVTEFSRHTQAFLVDEVDRIIRVDWDKVRAPEGMLAGSQGLITAVTELPDGKLVSILDVEQILSSVIGEKIVPDVQSTQLREDIYMFFCDDSVVARKEITSVLDKLGVKYHQANNGKEAWTKLQNLAGRIQGDGESLNEHLKLILVDAEMPEMDGYVLTKHIKADQRFKGIPVVMHSSLSSNANRAMGNSVGVDAYVAKFDPVVLAETIRPLLLS
- a CDS encoding TatD family hydrolase, giving the protein MFIDSHCHLNFPDLISELPKHLAAMDANHVKMALVVAVDRAGLSSVLSLPKQDARFVASVGMHPDHENEAEYSVEELCSLAADEAVVAIGETGLDYYRLTGDLAWQRARFATHIQAARQIKKPLIIHTRASAEDTINMMRSEGANAIGGVMHCFTESVEVARQALDLGFYISLSGIVTFKNAVEVKEVAKFVPLDRLLIETDSPYLAPVPFRGKLNHPALVVHVAEEIATLKSISLTQVATETTNNFLRLFNVPNERKVVLQ
- the holB gene encoding DNA polymerase III subunit delta', which gives rise to MDETDGVAVVKPRIFEWHKTVWDSLIHRQDRLPHAILFHGPTGSGKKEFAEAFAMHLLCEAPSSNGEACGVCNGCNWFLQGHHPDFRKILPPAEMATDEDADVSKRSGLWISIEAIRELESFVQLTSHRSGRKVVFLPMADRLNVAAANALLKTLEEPPNNVVFVLVCEQLSRLLPTIRSRCQKVALPPPDREDALAWLSVEKTLDASVLDLAGGMPLQAIKYRQMPEYDHLNGVLDWLVNPLMQGKDPVRMAAEWSKINLSILHDWLSKWLYDLIMGCSGNIPRYFSSRHQDIFDLTAKLSLSGLITLSSSVAEDKRILNHPLNTKLVLENWLLGYYALIAKSQRSVS
- the cheZ gene encoding protein phosphatase CheZ produces the protein MSDRNFESGDSADLEALFDSIVATNAAHEAAPADAAKEETSGAGVTSDMVEPAKSMFAQIGHITRKLHDTLRELGYDKSLEKVVAEAIPDAKDRLAYVAKLTEQAADKVLSAVDVAKPLQEKLSEDSDVLNQRWDKLFANQLSVEEFKVLVADTRTFLHRSKTETKQTDALLLDIMMAQDFQDLTGQVIKKIVEMAKEMEAQLYNFLVEYTPGAERKPEEHTQLENGPVIHAEGRSDIVTDQQQVDDLLASLGF
- the tmk gene encoding dTMP kinase; its protein translation is MFLNTRLATTGHFISLEGVDGAGKTTHLKWLVDHLNALRVPLVVSREPGGTPLGESLRELVLHQEMSIETEVLLMFAARQQHLQSTIFPALQEGKWVVCDRFTDASYAYQGGGRGLSIEKISMLEHWVHADFQPDLTLLFDVPPEVSFERVRQARNPDRFEELDITFFERVREAYLLRAARDPLRFHLIDANRPISVIQTDLQTIISNYLEGKRHG
- a CDS encoding MBL fold metallo-hydrolase, yielding MKVTVLGAGSSAGTPVIGCECSVCQTRLPKNVRTRASCHILDEATSIVIDTGPDFRSQALRENLKHLDAVLYTHPHADHLNGIDDLRAFCFRQKAAIPLYGNAFTIENIQTRFDYTLFPPTEHWERPVLTANSVDVPFDVNQTIVVPIPLLHGKWPILGYRIKNVAWLTDVSTIPETSFELLSGLDVLFLDCLRFKPHYTHLSLDEAVSLSQKIGAKQTYLIHMTHEIDAVAHANLLPEAVAFAFDGMQVTV
- a CDS encoding EAL and HDOD domain-containing protein; protein product: MTQQNTNAFIGRQPILDRHQKLIGYELLFRLNAAASSAEFSSDLQAGTNILVNTLSNMGAEWLVGDKLAFINVAQAMLQSNFLELLQPQKAVLEVLETVNATPAILQRVKELRSQGFSIALDDFVLSPQTAPFLEVANYVKLDVQLLGMAQAIELAKSIRRYPVQIIAEKVETKEEFRQLHEAGFDGFQGYYFAHPETLAAKVINPAYANILSLLNMLRNNAEIKDIENALKRDVALSFKLLRYINSAGFGLSCEIQSFKHAVTILGYQKLYRWLTLLLVTAAAETPGASALMKLAITRGRFVELIGQNFLEGHDRDNLFIVGVFSLLDVMLEMPMDKVLDNLLLPEPVRDALLTRDGLYGPFLNLAIACENPELQEVESLASQLQIDPEMLNKAQISALTWAEQLGA